A window of the Arachis duranensis cultivar V14167 chromosome 5, aradu.V14167.gnm2.J7QH, whole genome shotgun sequence genome harbors these coding sequences:
- the LOC107487503 gene encoding phospholipase A1-Ibeta2, chloroplastic: MMMMQMCSTVPSVHSIHNKLQATRCPSFRCRTASPLNPAASVKPFVSTESTRLHLSNLEKLLDTQKPLQQQHNKITSTDDSSSSTEKKAKSFLEGLNLGRLWSSEMKAAAEDMSPRNLHRLQRLLSKTAEYSPRNVLGSRWREYHGSNDWKGMLDPLDENLRREVVRYGEFVQAAYQAFHSDPAMSTEAPPQPRHVALHDRTYKVTKSLYATSSIGLPKWVDDVAPDLGWMTQRSSWVGYVAVCDDQREIARLGRRDIVIALRGTSTCLEWAENLRAQLIDHPDDNKEDDNQGRPKVECGFLSLYKTRGAHVPSLAESVVEEIKRLLEVYKGESLSITITGHSLGATLALLVADEISTCSPNMPPVAVFSFGGPRVGNKAFGNRVTARNVKVLRIVNSQDVITRVPGIFVSEEVEEKIRNSKVGGGVMNMLEENTPLAYSHVGTELRVDTKMSPYLKPDADMACCHDLEAYLHLVDGFLASNCPFRANAKRSLARLMQDQGSNVKKLYVSKAKALTVNLKRQGSMSMSMSTCLPSPS; encoded by the coding sequence atgatgatgatgcagaTGTGCTCCACCGTGCCATCAGTTCACAGCATCCATAACAAGTTGCAGGCAACAAGGTGCCCCAGTTTCAGATGCCGCACCGCCTCACCTCTCAACCCTGCAGCTTCCGTCAAGCCTTTCGTTTCTACCGAGTCAACTCGCTTGCACCTCTCTAACCTCGAAAAGCTCCTCGATACCCAAAAGCCCCTCCAACAACAACACAATAAAATCACAAGCACTGACGATTCATCATCGTCCACGGAGAAGAAAGCAAAAAGTTTCCTTGAAGGACTCAACTTAGGGAGATTGTGGTCTTCGGAAATGAAAGCAGCCGCCGAGGATATGTCCCCGCGAAACCTCCACCGCCTGCAGCGCCTCCTGTCCAAGACAGCCGAGTATTCGCCGCGAAACGTCCTCGGCAGCCGGTGGAGGGAGTACCACGGCAGCAATGACTGGAAAGGGATGCTCGATCCGCTCGATGAGAATCTCCGCCGGGAGGTTGTCCGGTACGGCGAGTTCGTCCAGGCCGCCTACCAAGCTTTCCACTCTGACCCCGCCATGTCCACGGAGGCCCCGCCACAGCCCCGCCACGTGGCCCTCCATGACAGGACATATAAGGTCACCAAGAGCCTCTACGCCACGTCATCTATTGGGTTGCCCAAATGGGTCGATGACGTGGCACCGGATCTCGGGTGGATGACCCAGCGCTCTAGCTGGGTCGGGTACGTCGCAGTTTGTGATGACCAAAGAGAGATCGCACGGTTGGGAAGGAGGGACATCGTGATTGCCCTTCGCGGAACTTCAACTTGTCTGGAATGGGCCGAGAATCTTCGAGCCCAGTTGATTGATCACCCTGATGATAACAAGGAAGATGATAACCAAGGAAGGCCCAAAGTGGAGTGCGGGTTCTTGAGCCTGTACAAGACACGTGGTGCTCACGTGCCTAGCTTAGCCGAGTCTGTGGTGGAAGAAATTAAGCGGTTATTGGAGGTTTACAAGGGTGAGAGCCTAAGCATCACAATCACAGGCCACAGTTTGGGCGCAACGCTGGCGTTGTTGGTGGCCGATGAGATAAGCACGTGCAGCCCAAACATGCCACCGGTGGCTGTTTTCTCCTTTGGTGGGCCTCGAGTGGGTAACAAGGCCTTTGGAAACAGAGTTACGGCCCGTAATGTGAAAGTGCTTAGAATTGTGAACTCGCAAGACGTGATTACGAGAGTGCCTGGAATATTTGTAAGCGAGGAGGTAGAGGAAAAAATAAGGAACTCCAAGGTTGGTGGTGGTGTCATGAACATGCTTGAAGAGAATACACCGTTGGCTTACTCACACGTGGGGACCGAGCTACGTGTCGACACCAAGATGTCGCCTTATCTAAAGCCGGATGCTGACATGGCATGTTGCCATGACCTGGAGGCTTACCTGCACTTGGTGGATGGTTTCCTGGCATCTAATTGTCCATTTAGAGCAAATGCTAAGAGAAGCCTGGCTAGATTGATGCAGGATCAAGGCTCTAATGTCAAGAAATTGTATGTTAGCAAGGCAAAAGCTTTGACTGTTAATCTTAAGAGACAAGGATCTATGTCCATGTCCATGTCCACTTGTTTGCCTAGTCCATCTTAA
- the LOC107487504 gene encoding monooxygenase 2 isoform X2: MVVKSEDGRELRSFTFKQEDQSQEVRAVERRVLLETLAAQLPHDVIQFSSKLARIESNPDGETLLELADGSKLLAKILIGCDGIRSPIAKWMGFSKANYVGHCAFRGLASYSEGQPYEPRVNYIYGRGVRAGYVPVSPTKVYWFICFNSSSPGPKITDPSVLKKEAKELVKNWPSELLDIVDATADETVSKTPLVDRWLWPAVSPPASAGKVVVVGDAWHPMTPNLGQGACCALEDAVVLAKKLAGAIKSNEDHSSVEEALRSYGSERWPRVFPLTVRAYFVGSILQWENPLVCSVRNNIVIPKLVRLGPLLEHTNFTPESL, translated from the exons ATGGTGGTGAAGTCTGAGGATGGCAGAGAACTACGTTCCTTCACTTTCAAACAAGAGGATCAAAG CCAAGAGGTGCGAGCTGTGGAAAGGCGAGTACTTTTGGAAACCTTAGCTGCCCAGCTCCCCCACGATGTAATTCAGTTTTCTTCAAAGCTAGCAAGGATTGAATCAAATCCAGATGGGGAAACCTTGTTGGAACTTGCAGATGGGTCTAAGCTTCTTGCAAAG ATTTTGATAGGTTGTGATGGGATTCGATCACCAATAGCAAAGTGGATGGGGTTTTCTAAGGCAAATTATGTTGGTCATTGTGCTTTCCGTGGACTTGCTTCTTATTCAGAAGGACAGCCTTATGAACCAAGAGTAAATTATATCTACGGTAGAGGAGTGCGTGCAGGATATGTTCCTGTTTCTCCAACAAAAGTTTACTGGTTCATCTGCTTTAACAGTTCATCCCCAG GTCCAAAAATAACTGATCCAAGTGTTCTTAAGAAGGAAGCTAAAGAACTAGTCAAGAATTGGCCTTCGGAGCTTTTGGACATAGTGGACGCTACAGCCGACGAGACTGTCAGCAAGACTCCGCTGGTAGATCGGTGGCTTTGGCCGGCCGTAAGTCCACCTGCTTCTGCTGGTAAAGTGGTGGTGGTCGGAGATGCTTGGCATCCGATGACTCCGAATCTGGGGCAAGGAGCATGTTGTGCACTTGAGGATGCTGTGGTTCTTGCTAAGAAGCTTGCAGGGGCCATCAAGTCTAATGAGGACCACTCATCAGTTGAAGAAGCTTTGAGGTCATATGGCAGTGAAAGATGGCCCCGAGTGTTTCCACTCACTGTTCGTGCATACTTTGTGGGTTCCATATTGCAGTGGGAGAATCCATTGGTGTGTTCTGTTAGGAACAACATTGTCATACCTAAGTTAGTAAGGCTTGGACCATTGTTGGAGCATACAAATTTTACTCCTGAGAGTCTATGA
- the LOC107487504 gene encoding monooxygenase 2 isoform X1, producing the protein MATSSTTTASLAFPKPLLPSSSHATTSNLFFQLRKQKYQNHHRSKSEMKAQVRKEDVVIVGAGIAGLATAVSLHRLGVKSLVLEQADSLRTGGTSLTLFKNGWRVLDAIGIAHYLRPHFLEIQGMVVKSEDGRELRSFTFKQEDQSQEVRAVERRVLLETLAAQLPHDVIQFSSKLARIESNPDGETLLELADGSKLLAKILIGCDGIRSPIAKWMGFSKANYVGHCAFRGLASYSEGQPYEPRVNYIYGRGVRAGYVPVSPTKVYWFICFNSSSPGPKITDPSVLKKEAKELVKNWPSELLDIVDATADETVSKTPLVDRWLWPAVSPPASAGKVVVVGDAWHPMTPNLGQGACCALEDAVVLAKKLAGAIKSNEDHSSVEEALRSYGSERWPRVFPLTVRAYFVGSILQWENPLVCSVRNNIVIPKLVRLGPLLEHTNFTPESL; encoded by the exons ATGGCcacatcatcaacaacaaccgCGTCTCTTGCCTTTCCCAAACCTCTTCTACCTTCTTCTTCTCACGCCACAACATCTAATTTGTTCTTCCAACTCCGAAAACAGAAGTACCAGAACCACCACAGAAGCAAATCTGAAATGAAGGCTCAAGTCCGGAAGGAAGATGTTGTTATCGTGGGTGCTGGCATTGCTGGCCTTGCAACTGCTGTCTCCCTTCACAGGCTTGGAGTTAAGTCCCTCGTTCTTGAGCAGGCTGACTCCCTTCGAACCGGTGGCACTTCCCTCACCCTCTTCAAGAACGGCTGGAGGGTACTCGATGCTATTGGAATCGCTCATTATCTCAGACCTCACTTCTTGGAAATTCAAGG GATGGTGGTGAAGTCTGAGGATGGCAGAGAACTACGTTCCTTCACTTTCAAACAAGAGGATCAAAG CCAAGAGGTGCGAGCTGTGGAAAGGCGAGTACTTTTGGAAACCTTAGCTGCCCAGCTCCCCCACGATGTAATTCAGTTTTCTTCAAAGCTAGCAAGGATTGAATCAAATCCAGATGGGGAAACCTTGTTGGAACTTGCAGATGGGTCTAAGCTTCTTGCAAAG ATTTTGATAGGTTGTGATGGGATTCGATCACCAATAGCAAAGTGGATGGGGTTTTCTAAGGCAAATTATGTTGGTCATTGTGCTTTCCGTGGACTTGCTTCTTATTCAGAAGGACAGCCTTATGAACCAAGAGTAAATTATATCTACGGTAGAGGAGTGCGTGCAGGATATGTTCCTGTTTCTCCAACAAAAGTTTACTGGTTCATCTGCTTTAACAGTTCATCCCCAG GTCCAAAAATAACTGATCCAAGTGTTCTTAAGAAGGAAGCTAAAGAACTAGTCAAGAATTGGCCTTCGGAGCTTTTGGACATAGTGGACGCTACAGCCGACGAGACTGTCAGCAAGACTCCGCTGGTAGATCGGTGGCTTTGGCCGGCCGTAAGTCCACCTGCTTCTGCTGGTAAAGTGGTGGTGGTCGGAGATGCTTGGCATCCGATGACTCCGAATCTGGGGCAAGGAGCATGTTGTGCACTTGAGGATGCTGTGGTTCTTGCTAAGAAGCTTGCAGGGGCCATCAAGTCTAATGAGGACCACTCATCAGTTGAAGAAGCTTTGAGGTCATATGGCAGTGAAAGATGGCCCCGAGTGTTTCCACTCACTGTTCGTGCATACTTTGTGGGTTCCATATTGCAGTGGGAGAATCCATTGGTGTGTTCTGTTAGGAACAACATTGTCATACCTAAGTTAGTAAGGCTTGGACCATTGTTGGAGCATACAAATTTTACTCCTGAGAGTCTATGA